In Helianthus annuus cultivar XRQ/B chromosome 3, HanXRQr2.0-SUNRISE, whole genome shotgun sequence, a single window of DNA contains:
- the LOC110928788 gene encoding leucine-rich repeat receptor-like protein kinase TDR: MKILHFYPFLFLFMLFICSSAADPFTEALISLKSELIDPSNALNNWVLPKDQNPSQKIQSCSWVGVKCNQNSTKITSLDLSLKNLGGFLSGSQLYQFVDLIVLNISHNSFSGSLPVGIFNLTNLNTLDISRNNFSGVFPYGISKLQKLIVLDAFSNSFSGSLPPDVCEIASVKVVNFAGSYFSGPIPNSYGLCKNLDFIHLAGNLLSGYLPIEFGQLKTVTHMEIGYNSYQGTIPWQFGNMSELRYLDIAGANLSGTIPKELGNLVNLDTLFLFKNSLSGMIPNEFGNISTLSSLDLSDNLLSGPIPDSFSNLKSLKLLSVMYNDMNGSVPEGIAKLPNLESLLIWDNFFSGTLPQELGMHSKLKWVDVSTNDFVGVIPPGICSGGELSRLMLFSNWFSGGLSSISNCSSLVRIRLEDNLFSGDIDLDFRILSDVSYVDLSGNRFTGGIPYDIFHALSLEHFSVSNNTNLGGILPEKAWSLPVLRNFSASSCNISGNFPEFPFCKSLSFIDLNRNHLSGGIPESISVCENLETLNFAENNLSGEIPVKLGSLMKLKFLNLSYNDLSGSIPNGNTFKTMDSSSFLGNPNLCGAPLARICRHANGISEGMELGSRRNHKVGWVLVLCAIVVVLSALLFGIFYYRRQSVNRHWNMVSFGGLPELTAADVLKSFNSIDTVETLYSSNSVCKAVLLSGMTVIVRKIEWGAKGSNLLIDFVNQIGNLRHKNLVRLLGFCYNKNLGYLLYEYLPNGNLDDKIAIKRDWGSKHRLVIGIAKGLCYLHHDRRPAIPHGDLKASNIVFDENMEPCLAEFGFKTISAMETGEYKGLMDHDLKDDVFGFGEVVLEILTNGRRKNGGISIHKTPKDVLLKEIYNDNEVSASCSSSSSSKSIQEEIKLVVEVVLACTTSKQSDRPSMEDVLKILSGLKPLKK; this comes from the exons ATGAAGATTCTTCATTTCTACCCCTTCTTGTTCTTGTTCATGTTGTTCATCTGTTCATCTGCTGCTGATCCTTTCACAGAAGCACTAATAAGCTTGAAATCAGAGCTTATTGACCCATCTAATGCTTTAAACAACTGGGTTCTCCCTAAAGACCAAAACCCATCTCAAAAAATCCAATCTTGTTCATGGGTTGGTGTCAAATGTAACCAAAACTCAACAAAAATCACATCTTTAGACCTTTCTTTAAAGAATCTTGGTGGGTTTTTATCAGGGAGTCAACTCTATCAATTTGTTGACTTAATTGTTCTCAACATAAGTCACAACTCATTCTCTGGATCACTCCCTGTTGGGATCTTTAATCTTACAAACTTGAACACTTTGGATATTAGTAGAAACAATTTTTCTGGTGTGTTTCCTTATGGGATTTCAAAGCTTCAAAAGTTAATAGTTCTTGATGCTTTTAGCAACAGCTTTTCTGGTTCACTCCCACCAGATGTTTGTGAAATTGCCTCAGTGAAAGTTGTCAACTTTGCTGGAAGTTATTTCAGTGGGCCCATTCCAAATTCATATGGGTTATGCAAGAATCTTGATTTTATTCATCTTGCTGGTAATTTGTTAAGTGGGTATTTACCTATTGAATTTGGTCAGTTAAAAACTGTCACTCATATGGAGATTGGTTACAATTCTTATCAAGGAACAATCCCATGGCAATTTGGTAATATGAGTGAGCTTAGATATCTTGATATTGCTGGTGCTAATCTATCAGGAACAATCCCAAAAGAGTTAGGTAACTTAGTTAATCTTGACACACTATTTCTGTTCAAAAACTCTCTTTCCGGAATGATCCCGAACGAATTCGGTAACATTTCCACGCTTTCGAGCTTAGATCTTTCGGATAACTTGCTTTCGGGTCCAATTCCCGACAGTTTTTCGAACTTGAAAAGCTTAAAACTGTTAAGTGTTATGTATAACGACATGAATGGTTCTGTTCCTGAAGGGATAGCTAAGCTTCCTAATCTTGAATCACTTCTTATTTGGGATAACTTCTTTAGTGGCACACTGCCACAAGAATTGGGTATGCATTCTAAACTCAAATGGGTTGATGTTTCAACAAATGATTTTGTGGGTGTGATTCCGCCAGGTATTTGTTCAGGGGGGGAGTTGAGTAGGTTAATGCTGTTTTCGAATTGGTTTTCGGGTGGGCTTTCGTCTATCTCGAATTGTTCCTCGCTTGTTCGAATACGACTTGAAGATAATTTGTTTTCGGGTGATATTGATTTGGATTTTAGGATTCTTAGTGATGTTTCTTATGTTGATTTATCTGGAAATAGGTTTACTGGTGGGATTCCTTATGATATATTTCATGCTTTAAGTCTTGAGCATTTTAGCGTGTCGAATAATACGAATCTTGGAGGGATACTTCCCGAAAAAGCATGGTCGTTGCCGGTTCTTCGCAATTTTTCGGCCTCATCGTGCAATATTTCTGGGAATTTCCCTGAGTTTCCGTTCTGTAAGTCGTTATCGTTTATCGATTTGAACCGGAATCACTTATCGGGAGGTATCCCGGAAAGCATTTCGGTTTGTGAGAATCTCGAAACGTTAAATTTCGCTGAAAATAATTTATCCGGTGAGATACCAGTGAAGTTAGGAAGCTTGATGAAGTTGAAGTTTCTTAATCTGTCGTATAACGATCTTTCGGGTTCGATCCCGAACGGAAACACGTTTAAAACGATGGATAGTAGTTCGTTTCTCGGAAATCCTAATCTTTGCGGTGCACCACTCGCGAGAATATGCCGTCACGCGAACGGAATATCTGAGGGAATGGAATTGGGAAGTAGAAGGAATCACAAGGTTGGTTGGGTGCTTGTACTCTGCGCTATAGTGGTTGTACTCTCGGCACTTCTTTTCGGTATCTTTTACTACCGGAGACAAAGTGTTAACCGCCACTGGAATATGGTGTCGTTTGGCGGTTTACCCGAACTCACAGCCGCAGATGTTTTAAAAAGTTTCAACTCCATTGATACCGTGGAAACGTTGTATTCGTCAAATTCGGTTTGCAAAGCCGTTTTGTTGTCTGGGATGACGGTAATTGTGAGAAAGATCGAATGGGGGGCAAAAGGTTCGAATCTTTTGATTGATTTCGTAAACCAAATAGGGAATCTAAGACATAAGAATTTGGTTCGGTTGTTGGGGTTTTGTTATAATAAGAATCTTGGTTATTTGCTGTATGAATATTTACCAAACGGTAATCTTGACGACAAGATTGCAATTAAAAGAGATTGGGGTTCGAAACATAGGCTTGTGATCGGCATTGCTAAAGGGTTGTGTTATCTTCACCATGATCGTCGTCCAGCTATTCCTCATGGAGATTTGAAGGCGAGTAACATAGTTTTCGATGAAAATATGGAGCCCTGTTTGGCAGAATTCGGGTTTAAAACAATATCTGCAATGGAAACAG GTGAATACAAGGGTCTCATGGATCATGACCTGAAAGATGATGTATTCGGCTTCGGGGAGGTTGTTTTGGAGATTTTGACTAACGGAAGACGAAAAAATGGCGGAATAAGCATTCACAAAACACCAAAAGATGTTTTATTGAAGGAAATTTATAATGATAATGAAGTGTCTGCTTCttgttcatcatcttcatcttcaaagTCCATTCAAGAAGAGATAAAATTGGTTGTTGAAGTTGTTCTTGCTTGCACAACAAGCAAGCAGTCTGATAGACCATCAATGGAAGATGTTTTGAAGATTCTTTCAGGGTTGAAACCCTTAAAGAAATGA